The following are from one region of the Segatella oris genome:
- a CDS encoding beta-ketoacyl-[acyl-carrier-protein] synthase family protein — MERRVVVTGMGIWSCLGTDIETVKQSLYEGKSGIGIQPERLEYGYRSALTGIVEEPVITKKMLDRHTRAGMPEEARYAYMSSLQAFAQANISDEYLREHEVGCIFGNDSSAQPVIEASKIMDEKHDSAMLGYGLIFQSMNSTVNMNLSTIFHLRGVNFTISAACASGSHSIGLGFMLIKQGLQDMVLCGGAQETNYYSMASFDALGAFSIRMDEPTKASRPFDRDRDGLIPSGGAASLVLEDYEHAKARGANILAEVVGYGFSSNGGGISQPSDDGSVIAMTRALEMSDVEADDIDYINAHATSTHQGDMYEAMALNRMFEGKHALISSTKSMTGHECWMAGASEAVYSILMMQNNFVAPNINFENPDEYSEKMNLATATVETEVNTVLSNSFGFGGTNSALVLKKFKG, encoded by the coding sequence ATGGAAAGAAGAGTTGTTGTAACGGGCATGGGAATTTGGTCATGTCTCGGCACAGATATAGAAACAGTAAAACAATCACTATACGAAGGAAAATCGGGCATCGGCATACAGCCAGAACGTTTGGAATATGGCTATCGTTCGGCCTTGACAGGTATTGTTGAAGAACCTGTTATTACGAAAAAGATGCTTGATCGTCACACTCGTGCCGGTATGCCAGAGGAAGCAAGATATGCTTATATGTCAAGTTTGCAGGCTTTTGCCCAGGCAAATATCTCTGATGAATATCTTCGTGAGCATGAAGTAGGCTGTATCTTTGGTAATGATTCCTCTGCTCAACCAGTTATTGAAGCTTCGAAGATTATGGATGAAAAGCATGATTCTGCCATGTTGGGTTATGGACTTATCTTCCAGTCGATGAATTCTACGGTGAATATGAACCTCAGCACAATCTTTCATTTGCGTGGTGTGAATTTCACAATCAGTGCAGCTTGCGCCAGCGGTAGTCATTCCATAGGATTGGGCTTTATGTTGATAAAGCAAGGTTTGCAGGACATGGTGCTGTGTGGTGGTGCTCAGGAAACAAATTATTATTCCATGGCTTCATTCGATGCTTTAGGGGCTTTCTCTATTCGAATGGACGAACCCACCAAGGCGAGTAGACCGTTTGACAGAGACCGTGACGGCTTGATACCGAGTGGTGGTGCTGCTTCATTGGTGTTGGAAGACTATGAACATGCAAAGGCACGTGGTGCAAACATCCTTGCCGAAGTTGTCGGTTACGGTTTCTCAAGCAATGGAGGTGGCATCAGTCAACCTTCAGATGACGGCAGTGTTATAGCCATGACACGTGCATTGGAGATGTCGGATGTGGAAGCCGATGATATTGATTACATCAATGCACATGCTACAAGTACTCATCAAGGTGACATGTATGAGGCCATGGCCCTTAATCGAATGTTTGAAGGTAAGCATGCCCTTATCTCTTCAACCAAGAGTATGACAGGACATGAATGCTGGATGGCTGGTGCTTCTGAAGCTGTATATAGTATTCTGATGATGCAGAATAATTTCGTTGCTCCGAATATTAACTTTGAAAATCCCGATGAATATTCTGAGAAGATGAACCTTGCTACGGCAACCGTAGAGACTGAAGTAAACACGGTGTTGAGTAACAGTTTCGGTTTTGGTGGAACGAATTCAGCTTTGGTTTTGAAGAAATTCAAAGGGTAG
- a CDS encoding acyl carrier protein — protein MERKEIEEKVRNFLIEDLEIEEENIAPEAKLKDDLGIDSLDFVDIVVIVEKNFGFKIKPEEMQGIVTLSQFCDYIESKIG, from the coding sequence ATGGAAAGAAAAGAAATTGAAGAGAAAGTAAGAAACTTCCTCATTGAGGATTTGGAAATTGAGGAAGAAAATATTGCCCCAGAAGCAAAGTTGAAGGACGATTTAGGTATTGATAGCCTCGACTTTGTGGATATAGTAGTTATCGTAGAGAAGAATTTTGGCTTTAAGATTAAGCCAGAAGAAATGCAGGGTATCGTTACTTTGTCACAGTTCTGCGATTATATCGAGAGTAAGATTGGCTAA
- a CDS encoding DUF4410 domain-containing protein: MKRIVLLLSFVMFCVVSMFAKADVTLQSGSLSKLKASKAKVYVVWDYTHATLEGKNVKEFLKEKGADWERDYKAELQRAEKNFMDRFNEKTKSVTVTDKKSEAEYTVVIEVKDFHYGSTGVSVMIGFGAGDAHMNALMNFYEKSVKEPFAVIDVDGVAGAGYGNEKRRVETYRELAEQVTKLIKKAK; the protein is encoded by the coding sequence ATGAAAAGAATAGTATTGCTTCTTTCTTTTGTGATGTTCTGCGTAGTAAGTATGTTTGCAAAGGCTGATGTGACATTGCAGAGTGGTTCACTTTCCAAGCTTAAGGCCTCTAAAGCCAAGGTTTATGTGGTTTGGGATTATACGCATGCAACTTTGGAAGGCAAGAATGTGAAGGAGTTCTTGAAAGAAAAAGGAGCTGATTGGGAGCGGGATTATAAAGCGGAACTTCAGCGTGCTGAAAAGAATTTTATGGATCGTTTCAATGAAAAAACCAAGAGTGTAACTGTTACTGATAAGAAAAGTGAAGCAGAATACACAGTTGTCATTGAGGTGAAAGACTTCCATTACGGTAGTACGGGCGTTTCTGTTATGATAGGTTTTGGTGCAGGTGATGCGCATATGAATGCCTTGATGAATTTCTATGAAAAAAGCGTTAAGGAACCATTCGCTGTCATTGATGTAGACGGTGTTGCCGGTGCAGGCTATGGCAATGAGAAGCGTCGTGTAGAAACTTATCGGGAATTGGCAGAACAGGTCACTAAACTGATTAAGAAAGCTAAGTAA
- a CDS encoding methyltransferase, translating to MNLFQSESDRYTQEQLSAREAQRLAEYIAWGPVIFQVSRLMVKWGILEALRDSIEGLTLKELKKQTALSEYALKILLEASLSAGTVLINKDTNRYTISKTGWFLLNDPATRVNMDFNHDVNYRGMFYLEEALNEGKPAGLKTLGDWPTIYEGLSKLDKQVQDSWFGFDHFYSDHSFDEALDIVFSKKPKSLMDVGGNTGRFALRCVGYNPKVNVTIVDLPGQIGMMQKNIEGKEGADRICGFPTDILDKHSGLPQGTWDAIWMSQFLDCFSEKEIYSILSRAAKVMNVGTTLYIMETFWDRQKYEPASLCLTMTSVYFTAMANGNSKMYHSDDMIKQIDRAGLKVVATHDSIGQGHTILEVKLK from the coding sequence ATGAACCTTTTTCAATCAGAAAGTGACAGGTATACTCAAGAACAGCTATCTGCTCGGGAAGCACAACGTCTTGCCGAGTATATAGCTTGGGGACCTGTTATCTTTCAGGTATCTCGTCTTATGGTTAAGTGGGGGATACTGGAGGCATTGCGTGACAGTATAGAGGGCTTGACTTTGAAGGAATTGAAAAAGCAGACAGCTCTTTCAGAGTATGCTTTGAAAATATTGTTGGAAGCATCGTTGAGTGCTGGTACGGTATTGATAAATAAAGATACAAACCGCTATACGATATCCAAGACAGGGTGGTTTCTGCTCAATGATCCTGCCACTCGCGTCAATATGGATTTCAACCATGATGTAAACTATCGTGGTATGTTCTATCTTGAGGAAGCACTTAACGAGGGGAAACCTGCAGGTCTGAAGACTCTCGGTGATTGGCCGACTATTTATGAAGGCCTGTCAAAGTTGGATAAGCAGGTGCAAGACAGTTGGTTTGGCTTTGACCATTTTTATAGTGATCATTCTTTTGACGAAGCATTGGATATAGTCTTCAGTAAGAAACCGAAAAGCCTAATGGATGTTGGTGGAAACACAGGGCGTTTTGCATTGCGTTGTGTGGGATATAATCCTAAAGTAAATGTCACGATAGTGGATCTTCCAGGTCAGATAGGTATGATGCAGAAGAATATAGAGGGGAAAGAAGGAGCAGACCGTATCTGTGGATTCCCAACGGATATTCTTGATAAACACTCTGGCTTACCACAAGGGACTTGGGATGCAATTTGGATGAGCCAGTTCTTGGATTGTTTCTCAGAAAAGGAAATTTATAGTATTCTCTCCCGTGCAGCAAAGGTGATGAATGTAGGCACGACGCTGTATATCATGGAAACATTCTGGGATCGACAGAAGTATGAACCGGCATCCCTTTGTCTTACTATGACGAGTGTTTACTTTACGGCCATGGCAAATGGGAATAGCAAGATGTATCACTCTGATGATATGATTAAGCAAATTGACCGTGCAGGACTGAAAGTTGTTGCCACTCATGATAGTATAGGCCAAGGACATACGATATTAGAAGTAAAATTAAAATAA